Proteins from a genomic interval of Pyramidobacter porci:
- a CDS encoding LysR family transcriptional regulator, whose protein sequence is MDFKDAKIYLELCNSRNITQTARVVGLTQSAVTQRLQNLEREFGFQLVLRERGQKTIELTAQGVRLLPIIQQWADLYESAYALRNETARTSVKIACTESIGSYLLPKFFFDYAQSHKNLALSIHNSHSWEIFDSLESGSSDIGLTNRETSLFHEQLQIVPVYRESYVLLTSKANRAEYSRKIVHPKDLDVSRELFFDITPSFTQWRKSWWEEKRPFVQTSFAQILPPMLSNSPYWSILPLSIARSFAQQYNLDYYLLAQEPERRTCSIVTNRQSRTYKATEKEALISALTEFFKRLEQQQ, encoded by the coding sequence ATGGATTTCAAAGACGCTAAAATCTATCTGGAACTGTGTAATTCGCGCAACATCACTCAGACGGCCCGCGTTGTTGGGCTTACCCAGTCCGCTGTAACGCAGCGCCTTCAGAATCTCGAACGCGAGTTCGGCTTTCAGCTCGTTTTGCGTGAACGTGGGCAGAAGACGATCGAACTAACTGCACAGGGCGTGCGTCTGCTGCCTATCATCCAGCAGTGGGCTGATCTGTATGAGTCGGCATACGCCTTGCGTAACGAAACGGCCCGCACGTCCGTGAAAATCGCCTGTACTGAAAGCATTGGTTCGTATCTGCTGCCTAAGTTTTTTTTCGATTATGCACAGAGTCACAAAAATCTGGCTCTGTCAATCCACAACAGTCACTCTTGGGAGATTTTCGACTCTCTCGAAAGCGGATCGAGCGATATCGGACTGACCAATCGCGAAACCAGTCTGTTTCACGAGCAGCTCCAGATCGTTCCGGTATATCGTGAATCGTATGTGCTTCTTACGTCGAAAGCCAATCGCGCTGAATACTCCCGAAAGATCGTGCATCCCAAAGATTTGGATGTCTCGCGCGAACTTTTTTTCGATATTACTCCTTCATTTACTCAGTGGCGCAAGAGCTGGTGGGAGGAAAAACGTCCGTTCGTACAGACTAGTTTTGCCCAGATTTTACCGCCAATGTTGAGCAATTCGCCCTACTGGTCTATTCTGCCGCTGTCAATCGCGCGCTCCTTCGCCCAACAGTACAATCTGGATTACTACTTGCTTGCGCAGGAACCGGAGCGCCGCACCTGCTCAATCGTCACGAACAGGCAGTCGAGAACGTACAAAGCTACGGAGAAAGAAGCCCTGATCTCTGCGCTAACAGAGTTCTTCAAAAGGCTGGAACAACAACAGTAA
- a CDS encoding N-acyl-D-amino-acid deacylase family protein has protein sequence MNEATLIKNVTIYDGTGGRPFGSDVLIRDGLIHKVARFISTVDCKTIDGAGKILTPGFINCHSHCELYPFNNPQMLQSVGQGITTELVGQDGLSVAPIDDFHAAELTENMICLCGKAEKTFWWRSHADFMRLVEEQNPACRFVGLLGSGTIRMNIMGSENRPATTSEIRAMQDLIEQGMEEGARGLSFGLIYPPSSYASTEEMVEVCKAVAKHDGIIMVHMRSEMDLLLESFEEMVHIMKASGVRLEISHLKSLGPRNWGSVRMILDRMDELQAQGYDIGFDQYPWDAGSTGLKATVPDWAYSGGEDAFEARLADSAEYKRIYNETARILHNRGDGERVQIASIPESTEDFSWMPGLRIDEIAHRLGMDEVTAVLYILSKTRSSVLCVYHSISEDDVQAVMRSPWHVVCTDGIIGAVPHPRVYSSYPRFLGHYVRDMKIMPLETAVNHIAGEPARRLRLWDRGIIREGMSADLVLLDYERINATNSYVNPIKLPEGICKVWVKGILRYEEGMKL, from the coding sequence ATGAACGAAGCAACGCTGATCAAAAACGTGACGATTTACGATGGCACGGGCGGACGCCCCTTTGGGAGCGATGTGCTCATCAGGGATGGTCTGATCCATAAGGTGGCGCGCTTCATCAGTACTGTGGATTGCAAAACGATCGATGGTGCCGGAAAGATCCTCACCCCTGGTTTTATTAACTGTCATAGTCACTGCGAGCTTTACCCATTTAACAACCCACAGATGCTCCAGTCGGTCGGCCAGGGTATCACAACGGAGCTGGTCGGGCAGGATGGTCTGTCGGTCGCGCCGATTGACGACTTTCACGCCGCCGAACTAACGGAAAATATGATCTGCCTGTGCGGCAAAGCTGAAAAAACGTTTTGGTGGCGCAGTCACGCTGATTTCATGCGCCTCGTCGAAGAGCAGAATCCTGCCTGTCGTTTCGTGGGCCTGCTCGGCTCCGGTACGATACGAATGAACATTATGGGTAGCGAAAATCGCCCTGCCACGACAAGTGAGATCCGAGCTATGCAGGACTTGATCGAACAAGGTATGGAAGAAGGTGCTCGCGGCCTCTCATTCGGTCTGATCTACCCGCCTAGCAGTTACGCTTCAACCGAGGAGATGGTTGAGGTGTGTAAGGCCGTCGCAAAACATGATGGCATCATCATGGTACACATGCGCAGCGAGATGGATCTGTTGCTGGAGTCGTTCGAGGAAATGGTCCACATCATGAAGGCAAGTGGCGTGCGGCTTGAGATCTCCCATCTCAAATCGCTCGGTCCCCGCAATTGGGGCAGCGTGAGGATGATCCTCGACCGCATGGACGAACTTCAGGCACAAGGATATGATATCGGTTTCGATCAGTACCCATGGGACGCCGGCAGCACCGGTCTGAAAGCAACCGTTCCCGACTGGGCGTATTCCGGCGGCGAGGACGCCTTTGAGGCACGCCTTGCTGATTCCGCCGAATACAAAAGAATCTACAATGAAACCGCGCGCATCCTCCACAACCGCGGTGATGGGGAACGCGTCCAGATTGCTTCCATTCCCGAGAGCACGGAAGATTTCTCCTGGATGCCCGGTCTTCGCATTGACGAAATCGCCCACCGCCTCGGCATGGACGAAGTGACCGCCGTGCTGTATATCTTGTCTAAGACACGCTCGTCCGTACTGTGCGTGTATCACTCCATCAGCGAAGATGACGTTCAGGCCGTCATGCGTAGCCCATGGCATGTCGTCTGTACCGACGGCATCATCGGCGCCGTGCCGCATCCGCGAGTTTATTCCAGTTATCCCCGCTTCCTCGGTCACTATGTACGTGATATGAAGATCATGCCGCTCGAGACGGCTGTCAATCATATCGCCGGTGAACCGGCACGGAGACTACGGCTATGGGACCGCGGCATAATTCGGGAAGGCATGTCAGCCGACCTTGTACTACTTGACTATGAACGAATCAACGCCACAAACAGCTATGTTAATCCCATAAAGCTCCCAGAAGGTATCTGCAAAGTTTGGGTAAAGGGCATTCTCCGCTACGAAGAAGGCATGAAACTGTAA
- a CDS encoding MurR/RpiR family transcriptional regulator, whose translation MQNFLEKIQKRQSVFSPAVRKVATYIMEHYSDIPFCTITDVATAAGVSVTSVIKFCTEMQYSAFSEFKQAMQDHIQQTLISHYNINDNNFTEAHQQSVLDEVTRLDIENIHRTMGNPINQENIKKFFQLAEKAHIIYTMGFRTSAIFATYTSLLLRMQGLTVFPITPGIGDYIDKMLTVHSDDLVMAFSFNRYSKDVVKMLKTLHDRKIPIVLVTDDKLSPSYVYADLVFTCSTRTQNYVASYVGCMSLLNSIFAYGISHYKNYVKSLSQLEQFYSDYETFYEP comes from the coding sequence ATGCAAAATTTCCTGGAAAAAATTCAAAAGCGACAATCTGTTTTTTCTCCCGCAGTGAGAAAAGTTGCGACCTACATCATGGAGCATTACAGCGACATTCCTTTTTGTACGATTACTGATGTAGCGACAGCTGCCGGCGTAAGCGTGACATCAGTGATAAAATTTTGTACTGAAATGCAGTATTCCGCATTTTCGGAGTTCAAGCAGGCGATGCAGGATCATATTCAGCAAACTTTGATCAGTCACTACAATATCAACGACAATAATTTCACCGAGGCACACCAACAGAGCGTTTTGGATGAAGTAACAAGATTAGATATCGAGAATATTCACAGGACAATGGGTAACCCGATTAATCAGGAAAACATAAAAAAATTTTTTCAGCTAGCTGAAAAAGCTCATATTATCTATACGATGGGATTCCGAACCTCGGCAATCTTTGCAACCTATACAAGTTTGTTGTTGCGTATGCAAGGACTTACGGTTTTTCCGATTACGCCCGGAATTGGTGATTACATCGACAAAATGCTTACGGTTCATTCTGACGATTTAGTTATGGCCTTTTCATTCAATCGCTATTCAAAAGATGTGGTCAAGATGCTCAAAACGCTGCATGACAGAAAAATCCCTATCGTTTTAGTGACAGATGACAAGCTTTCACCGTCATATGTTTATGCAGATTTGGTTTTTACATGTTCGACACGAACGCAGAATTACGTAGCGTCCTATGTAGGTTGCATGTCGCTCCTCAATTCAATTTTTGCTTATGGTATTTCACATTACAAAAACTACGTGAAATCTTTAAGTCAACTTGAACAGTTTTATTCTGACTACGAAACTTTTTACGAGCCATAA
- a CDS encoding ornithine cyclodeaminase family protein → MSTSHLEILFLNNEEVNSLAGNSMPDVIHDIERVLSMLDKGEAINAGKIVLHWGKTIEEENIYGRINAMPGFVGGEYNMAGIKWIGSNPNNYKQGLPRATVTVILNDPISKVPVCISDATTVSAKRTGAVAGLAMKYLAVQNAQTMTIFGAGAQSRTQLEAAMVVRPSIKEVYITDIVFERAESYAAEMTAKYPGLKVTAVQDASDACRKSDIISTVTIATEPVVQAEWIKKGALMINNADYEYTYDCVKLADKIFVDTWETIKHRMISTVALMWRDGLFKDEQITAELGEIINGKKKGRENDEETIYFNAVGMGIEDIAVVTRAYHKAVKQGVGTKVPYWV, encoded by the coding sequence ATGAGTACTTCACATCTCGAAATTTTATTTTTGAACAACGAGGAGGTCAATTCTCTAGCGGGCAATTCTATGCCGGATGTTATTCACGATATCGAACGAGTTCTCTCGATGCTTGACAAGGGAGAAGCAATCAATGCCGGTAAAATCGTTCTTCATTGGGGAAAAACCATCGAAGAAGAGAACATTTATGGGCGCATCAATGCCATGCCAGGTTTTGTCGGCGGCGAATACAACATGGCTGGCATTAAATGGATTGGCAGCAATCCCAACAACTACAAACAAGGACTGCCGCGTGCAACCGTAACCGTGATTCTGAACGATCCAATATCTAAAGTGCCGGTATGTATTTCTGACGCGACCACGGTCAGCGCCAAGCGTACTGGCGCCGTTGCCGGATTGGCGATGAAGTACCTCGCGGTGCAAAACGCACAAACAATGACGATATTCGGTGCGGGGGCACAGTCGCGTACGCAGCTCGAAGCCGCCATGGTCGTTCGTCCGTCCATCAAGGAAGTTTATATTACTGACATCGTATTTGAACGCGCCGAAAGCTACGCCGCGGAAATGACCGCAAAGTATCCCGGTCTCAAAGTTACGGCAGTTCAAGACGCCTCTGATGCCTGCAGAAAGAGCGACATTATCAGCACTGTAACCATTGCGACAGAGCCTGTTGTGCAGGCGGAATGGATTAAAAAGGGCGCTCTCATGATCAATAATGCTGATTATGAATACACATATGACTGCGTAAAGTTGGCCGACAAGATTTTCGTTGATACATGGGAAACTATCAAACATCGTATGATTAGCACTGTAGCTCTGATGTGGCGAGATGGTCTGTTTAAGGACGAACAGATCACGGCTGAGCTTGGTGAGATTATCAACGGCAAAAAGAAAGGGCGTGAGAATGACGAAGAAACAATTTACTTTAACGCCGTCGGTATGGGCATCGAAGATATCGCTGTCGTGACCAGGGCTTATCATAAGGCCGTGAAACAGGGCGTAGGTACTAAAGTTCCGTACTGGGTATAA
- a CDS encoding sodium/glutamate symporter — protein MFPLEKITGGTLNNLLFYISIVGLLLVVASLIRLKVRFLRKAFIPASLLGGLIGLALGPHALKIIPATMMTSIGSLPGTMITIVFSCMLLGVKKEETGAHALHDSVTGLLWLWSNSFMQVGATSLLCAVALIPIFNINPLFGSLFEIGFAGGHGTAGGMASLFEDPTLLNWSDGASLAPTVATIGLLVGIFGGMVAINYGVRKRYTKILAEPAQGNDVLEIYPEGNRSASSNMTVSQDVVEPFALHLGVIGIAVIIGRLIVWGVGIVFKYKGLPLFPFAMIGGWMINFVIQHSSLRDLFDRATFQRIQGMALEILIVAAMASIKIPVVVEYWMPLLIATVIITVFMYFWLFWLSPRVFSHCWFEQGIIRFGAFTGVAAVGYMLLRTSDPKMETDAGTIYALGCPLMSPFIGGGLVTTMYPYFIKNFGALAAGLTLCTASIALIVVMRLFFWNRTIQKQQR, from the coding sequence ATGTTCCCTCTGGAAAAAATCACAGGCGGTACGCTCAATAATCTGCTGTTTTATATCAGCATCGTCGGTTTATTGCTTGTCGTCGCAAGCCTTATCCGGCTTAAAGTCCGTTTTTTGCGCAAGGCGTTTATCCCCGCTTCCTTGCTGGGAGGTCTCATCGGGTTAGCTTTAGGGCCACATGCGTTGAAAATTATTCCTGCGACGATGATGACATCTATCGGTTCTTTGCCGGGAACAATGATTACGATCGTCTTCTCATGCATGCTGTTGGGAGTCAAAAAAGAAGAAACGGGGGCGCATGCTCTTCATGACAGCGTGACGGGGCTTCTGTGGCTCTGGTCAAATAGTTTCATGCAGGTAGGCGCTACCTCGTTGCTGTGCGCTGTCGCGCTGATCCCAATTTTCAATATTAACCCGCTGTTCGGCTCTCTCTTCGAAATTGGTTTTGCCGGAGGCCATGGAACGGCGGGCGGCATGGCATCGCTCTTCGAAGATCCGACATTGCTTAATTGGAGCGACGGCGCATCGCTGGCGCCTACCGTCGCTACCATTGGTCTCCTGGTCGGCATTTTTGGCGGAATGGTAGCCATTAACTACGGCGTTCGCAAAAGATACACAAAAATTTTAGCGGAACCCGCGCAGGGCAACGATGTACTTGAAATTTATCCCGAAGGCAACCGCTCGGCAAGCTCTAACATGACTGTCAGCCAAGATGTTGTCGAACCTTTTGCCCTTCATTTAGGCGTCATTGGTATCGCTGTTATTATAGGTCGCTTGATCGTCTGGGGGGTTGGCATTGTCTTCAAGTACAAGGGTTTGCCGCTCTTCCCCTTCGCCATGATCGGCGGTTGGATGATCAACTTCGTTATTCAGCACAGCTCGCTCCGCGATTTGTTCGACCGCGCTACGTTTCAGCGCATTCAGGGCATGGCCCTTGAAATTTTGATTGTCGCAGCGATGGCTTCTATTAAGATTCCAGTTGTGGTCGAATATTGGATGCCGCTGCTGATTGCCACTGTCATTATTACAGTCTTCATGTATTTCTGGCTGTTCTGGCTGAGCCCGCGCGTTTTTTCCCATTGTTGGTTTGAGCAGGGCATCATTCGATTCGGTGCATTTACTGGTGTAGCCGCTGTTGGCTATATGCTGCTTCGTACGTCAGATCCTAAGATGGAAACGGATGCTGGAACCATTTATGCTCTTGGGTGTCCTCTCATGAGCCCTTTTATCGGCGGTGGGCTAGTGACGACAATGTATCCGTACTTTATCAAAAACTTTGGCGCACTGGCGGCAGGGTTGACTCTCTGTACGGCTTCAATTGCCCTGATCGTTGTGATGCGTTTGTTCTTCTGGAATAGGACTATTCAGAAACAACAGCGATAA
- a CDS encoding NAD/NADP-dependent octopine/nopaline dehydrogenase family protein translates to MEASVTVIGAGNGGTAIAAYLSSQGVKVNLCDLFPQYITGIQQASGINLTVNGRTSHCQLNLVTTDIPLAIQDIHLIMVVTPSFTHRLIAKACCNALEEGQTVILNPGRTGGALDFLNVIRSRGCKADVTIAEAQTLIYACRKTGPSSVEISGIKKKILLGALPANRTEQVLVMLKPFYPQFVAAKNCLETSLSNIGALFHPTPLLLNIGRVESETGGFRYYLDGISPSVAVLVKEIDNERMAVAAAYGVSVLSAEEWLVESYDTHGEDLYHLIQNNAAYSTIKAPKTIDARYITEDVPMSLVPISELGRKAGIATPNIDAVIQLTSAIYKRDFRASGRCLKNLGLDSMEREQIIHYFETGSLATVDPNWH, encoded by the coding sequence ATGGAAGCGAGTGTTACAGTTATTGGTGCAGGGAATGGCGGAACGGCGATCGCCGCATACCTTTCCAGCCAAGGCGTAAAAGTAAATCTATGTGACCTTTTTCCACAGTACATTACAGGCATTCAACAAGCAAGTGGCATTAATCTAACTGTGAACGGGCGAACATCACACTGTCAGTTGAATTTAGTGACGACTGATATTCCTCTTGCCATTCAGGATATTCATTTGATCATGGTTGTCACACCTTCTTTTACTCATCGGTTGATTGCAAAAGCTTGTTGCAATGCGTTGGAAGAGGGACAGACTGTTATCTTGAATCCTGGACGTACTGGAGGAGCTTTGGATTTTCTTAATGTAATCCGTAGTCGGGGCTGCAAGGCTGACGTTACTATTGCGGAGGCACAGACACTGATCTATGCTTGTCGTAAGACGGGGCCCTCGTCTGTGGAAATCAGTGGTATAAAGAAAAAGATCCTTCTGGGAGCTCTTCCGGCAAACCGTACGGAACAGGTATTGGTAATGCTCAAGCCTTTTTATCCACAGTTCGTAGCAGCGAAGAACTGTCTGGAGACAAGTCTTTCTAACATTGGTGCGCTTTTCCATCCAACTCCGCTGTTGCTGAATATCGGCAGGGTTGAGAGTGAAACTGGTGGTTTTCGTTATTACCTTGATGGGATTTCCCCTTCCGTGGCTGTTCTGGTCAAGGAGATTGACAATGAACGTATGGCCGTTGCCGCTGCTTATGGTGTGAGCGTCCTCAGTGCAGAAGAATGGCTGGTTGAATCGTATGATACTCATGGAGAGGATTTGTATCATTTGATTCAGAATAATGCCGCCTACAGCACAATCAAGGCACCAAAGACAATTGATGCCCGTTATATTACTGAGGATGTTCCAATGAGCCTTGTGCCAATCTCCGAGCTGGGGCGTAAAGCGGGCATTGCCACGCCTAATATCGACGCTGTTATCCAGCTGACAAGCGCAATCTATAAACGAGATTTCCGAGCGAGCGGCCGCTGTTTAAAGAATCTTGGTCTTGACAGTATGGAGAGGGAACAAATTATTCATTATTTTGAGACTGGCAGCCTGGCAACAGTTGATCCAAATTGGCATTAA
- a CDS encoding YitT family protein, which produces MLENIAARLRVTPEALKEELRTFFVTTVGTLLYCVGTVFFIKPAMLPNTGVMGVCLFLNYLSGIPLGLSNAVFNFALFLFAYKMLPKRFFYWTLYSTVLMSLGMEFFARFPAPVIADRMLLVVVAAVLHGIALATVFSGGGSTGGIDIVCVAVRRKTGVELGNISMLLNFAVILLFFWVVSVENVVYGLLLSYITSLVMNGDLRAFSSRKEAMIITSEAELVRNYIVYTLHRGVTIFDARGGFNSDPRHVLITLLAPRQEIQLKLFLKEHDPNAFLRLSVASEVLGKGFQKWEE; this is translated from the coding sequence ATGCTTGAAAACATCGCAGCGCGTCTGCGCGTCACGCCCGAAGCGCTGAAAGAGGAACTGCGGACTTTTTTCGTCACCACCGTCGGCACCCTGCTTTACTGCGTCGGCACCGTCTTTTTCATCAAGCCGGCGATGCTGCCCAACACGGGCGTCATGGGCGTCTGCCTGTTCCTCAACTACCTCAGCGGCATTCCTCTGGGGCTCAGCAACGCCGTGTTCAACTTCGCGCTTTTCCTTTTCGCTTATAAGATGCTTCCCAAGCGCTTTTTCTACTGGACGCTCTACTCCACCGTCCTGATGTCGCTGGGCATGGAATTTTTCGCGCGCTTCCCCGCGCCGGTCATCGCCGACCGTATGCTGCTGGTCGTCGTCGCGGCCGTGCTGCACGGCATCGCGCTGGCGACGGTGTTTTCCGGCGGCGGTTCGACCGGCGGCATCGACATCGTGTGCGTCGCGGTGCGGCGCAAAACGGGCGTGGAGCTGGGCAACATTTCGATGCTGCTGAACTTCGCCGTGATCCTGCTGTTTTTCTGGGTCGTGTCGGTCGAGAACGTCGTCTACGGACTGCTGCTGTCCTACATCACGTCGCTGGTCATGAACGGAGACCTGCGGGCCTTCTCCTCGCGCAAGGAAGCCATGATCATCACCAGCGAAGCGGAGCTGGTGCGCAATTACATCGTCTACACGCTGCACCGCGGCGTGACGATTTTCGACGCCCGCGGCGGCTTCAACTCCGATCCCCGTCACGTGCTGATCACCCTGCTCGCTCCGCGCCAGGAGATCCAGCTCAAGCTGTTCCTCAAAGAACACGACCCCAACGCCTTCCTGCGCCTCTCCGTCGCCTCGGAAGTGCTGGGCAAGGGGTTCCAGAAGTGGGAAGAATAA
- a CDS encoding PucR family transcriptional regulator, giving the protein MFTVADMLRLPVFAGHEIAAGKNGTGRRVRFVDFIEIPDPSGWCRPDTFSFTTGYAFRNNPEQICRIVRVLSAGRAAGLGVKLGRFISSIPPEAFRLADALDFPLVILPKRLAYAVVSRVVMREIFRSERSCRDDGGPLGLFQLEQDPVGLLEALRRQGWESSRNVWSLQWEKLPPQRPSLPPQRASQYSANGSLRMLVAQLPGERTEHFVEFLKCHLPLQLEGQSLGISGPAPLENIARNFAEAKTALQLGAQLGFDEGVFVYSELELLDLLKKNRPLPELREAASRCLRPLFDEDAKKHSSLAQTLRVWFACDGSSEKAAQRLHIHRNTLLYRHKRIMELLPLNRYGSTIFRLALFLEHKKDSEECPC; this is encoded by the coding sequence ATGTTTACCGTTGCCGACATGCTCAGGCTGCCCGTTTTCGCCGGCCATGAGATCGCGGCGGGCAAAAACGGGACGGGGCGCCGCGTCCGTTTCGTCGATTTCATCGAGATCCCCGATCCTTCCGGCTGGTGCCGTCCCGACACGTTTTCCTTCACGACCGGCTATGCCTTCCGCAACAACCCCGAGCAGATCTGCCGCATCGTCCGCGTTCTGAGCGCAGGAAGAGCCGCCGGTCTGGGCGTCAAACTGGGCCGCTTTATCAGTTCGATCCCGCCGGAAGCGTTCCGCCTCGCCGACGCGCTGGATTTCCCATTGGTCATTCTGCCCAAGAGACTGGCCTACGCCGTCGTCTCGCGCGTCGTCATGCGGGAAATATTCCGCAGCGAGCGGAGCTGCCGCGACGACGGCGGGCCGCTCGGCCTTTTTCAGCTCGAGCAGGATCCCGTCGGTCTGCTCGAGGCGCTGAGACGGCAGGGTTGGGAAAGCTCCCGCAACGTGTGGAGCCTGCAGTGGGAAAAACTGCCGCCGCAACGTCCGTCGCTGCCGCCGCAGCGCGCTTCCCAGTACAGCGCCAACGGCTCCCTGCGCATGCTTGTCGCCCAGCTGCCCGGCGAGCGGACAGAACACTTCGTCGAATTTTTGAAATGCCATCTGCCGCTCCAGCTGGAAGGCCAAAGCCTCGGGATCTCCGGCCCCGCGCCGCTGGAAAATATCGCCCGGAATTTCGCGGAAGCGAAAACGGCCCTGCAGCTTGGCGCGCAGCTCGGCTTCGACGAAGGCGTTTTCGTCTACTCGGAGCTGGAGCTTCTGGACCTTCTCAAAAAGAACCGGCCGCTGCCCGAACTTCGCGAAGCCGCCTCGCGTTGCCTGCGTCCTCTCTTCGACGAAGACGCGAAAAAGCATTCCAGCCTCGCGCAGACCCTTCGCGTCTGGTTCGCCTGCGACGGCTCCTCCGAAAAAGCCGCCCAGCGGCTCCACATCCACCGCAACACCCTGCTCTACCGCCACAAACGGATCATGGAACTCCTCCCGCTGAACCGATACGGCTCAACGATTTTCCGTCTGGCGTTGTTTCTGGAACACAAAAAAGACAGCGAAGAATGTCCATGCTGA
- a CDS encoding OPT/YSL family transporter — MPEEKRIPHVKAFEGQTFVISVMVSVFSAVICMQIISRIGTTPNTSVIGALFAMALARIPFASLGRFRSLDRQNLVQTMASAAGFGAANCCLLAVGIIYVFGDSSLILPMLVGSGMATLIGMHLVYSLFDSEMFPARESWAPGIATAEALIAGDEGGKKGRTLLSGIVLGALGAGCRIKPFLAGGIPMAGVGIAFIANPWAMSALAAGLLIRGYYPSLVPWLGSLGLTNLPADLGKTYIPHGFMIGAGLISLVQALVMIFKKSVREFSSESAPTVTHAAAKKAIAAHIGYFAAAAVVLAFITGFMTSMATPRLLLWIFWCTFSSIAAAILVGLCAMFSGWFPGFAVTVIFVSLGLFMDFPPAALAVLAGFVSSTGPCFADMGYDLKTGWIIRGSGKNREYELDGRCQQMFSELFGGLIAAVVVGLLMRMHFNLNLLPPVSRVFAATVQAGSDYAILLEMLCWAVPGALLQVVGGSKKALGILCATGLLIRNPIYGVGLVVALILRALFIKNHEEAMQLYGAGFVAGDGLFGFFNAIGRSFGWW; from the coding sequence ATGCCAGAAGAGAAGAGAATTCCGCACGTCAAGGCTTTCGAAGGGCAAACGTTCGTCATCAGCGTCATGGTTTCCGTCTTTTCGGCGGTCATCTGTATGCAGATCATCTCCCGCATCGGCACGACGCCGAACACCTCCGTCATCGGCGCGCTGTTCGCCATGGCGCTCGCCAGGATCCCCTTCGCCAGTCTGGGGCGGTTCCGCAGCCTGGACCGCCAGAATCTGGTGCAGACGATGGCCTCGGCCGCCGGATTCGGCGCGGCGAACTGCTGTCTGCTTGCCGTGGGGATCATCTACGTTTTCGGCGATTCTTCCCTGATTCTGCCGATGCTCGTCGGCTCCGGCATGGCGACGCTGATCGGCATGCATTTGGTCTATTCGTTGTTCGATTCGGAAATGTTCCCCGCCCGGGAATCGTGGGCGCCTGGCATCGCCACCGCAGAGGCGCTGATCGCCGGGGACGAGGGCGGCAAAAAAGGGCGCACGCTTCTAAGCGGCATCGTTCTGGGCGCGCTCGGCGCCGGATGCCGGATCAAGCCGTTCCTCGCCGGCGGCATCCCGATGGCCGGCGTGGGCATCGCGTTTATCGCCAACCCGTGGGCCATGTCGGCGCTGGCGGCGGGTCTTCTGATCCGCGGCTACTATCCGAGCCTTGTCCCGTGGCTCGGTTCTCTTGGGCTGACGAATCTCCCGGCGGATCTCGGGAAAACGTACATCCCGCACGGCTTCATGATCGGCGCCGGGTTGATCTCGCTGGTCCAGGCGCTCGTCATGATCTTCAAAAAATCCGTCCGCGAGTTTTCGTCCGAAAGCGCGCCTACGGTGACTCACGCAGCGGCGAAAAAGGCCATCGCCGCCCATATTGGATATTTTGCCGCCGCGGCCGTCGTTCTGGCGTTCATCACCGGCTTTATGACGTCCATGGCAACGCCTCGGCTGCTTCTTTGGATTTTCTGGTGCACGTTCTCGTCCATCGCGGCGGCGATCCTGGTCGGGCTGTGCGCCATGTTCTCCGGCTGGTTCCCGGGTTTTGCCGTGACGGTGATTTTCGTCAGCCTCGGCCTGTTCATGGACTTTCCGCCGGCGGCGCTGGCGGTGCTGGCCGGTTTTGTCTCCAGCACGGGGCCGTGCTTCGCCGACATGGGCTATGACCTGAAGACGGGCTGGATCATCAGGGGCAGCGGCAAAAACCGCGAATACGAACTGGACGGGCGCTGTCAGCAGATGTTCTCCGAGCTCTTCGGCGGCCTGATCGCCGCCGTGGTCGTCGGACTTTTGATGAGGATGCACTTCAATCTCAATCTGCTCCCGCCCGTCAGCCGGGTCTTCGCGGCCACAGTCCAGGCGGGCTCCGATTATGCGATCCTGCTTGAAATGCTGTGCTGGGCCGTCCCCGGCGCGCTCCTGCAGGTCGTCGGCGGGTCGAAAAAGGCGCTGGGGATCCTCTGCGCCACGGGGCTGCTGATACGCAACCCCATCTACGGCGTCGGTCTGGTGGTCGCTCTGATTCTGCGGGCGCTCTTCATCAAAAACCACGAAGAAGCGATGCAGCTTTACGGCGCGGGCTTCGTGGCCGGCGACGGGCTTTTCGGCTTCTTCAACGCTATCGGGCGTTCCTTCGGTTGGTGGTAA